Proteins encoded by one window of Leptospira barantonii:
- a CDS encoding ArsR/SmtB family transcription factor, with product MDADNVFKALGDPTRRKLLDLLYEKNGQTLNQLCEHLDMARQSTTQHLGILEAANLVSTVWRGREKLHFINPVPLHEVYERWVRKFEQQRLSLLHDLKKELEGE from the coding sequence ATGGACGCTGACAATGTTTTCAAGGCACTGGGAGACCCGACGCGCAGAAAATTGCTCGATCTACTTTATGAGAAGAACGGGCAAACGTTGAATCAACTCTGCGAGCACTTGGACATGGCGAGGCAATCGACTACACAGCATCTCGGGATTCTCGAGGCGGCCAATCTTGTGAGTACGGTTTGGCGCGGACGGGAAAAATTGCATTTTATCAACCCGGTTCCGTTGCACGAGGTCTATGAGCGATGGGTACGGAAATTCGAACAACAACGACTCAGCCTGCTACACGACCTGAAGAAAGAGCTTGAAGGAGAGTAA
- a CDS encoding SRPBCC family protein gives MSKEKTSFVYVTYIRSTPEKVFEAIMKPEIARRYWGHENVSDWKPGSHWEHVKDNAERTVQIVGKVVEVIPPSRLVITWASPSQASDPESYSRVIFDIDVYEEMVKLTVTHDELEAGSGMAKGIQQGWPIVLSSLKSLLETGEGIDVFAKPKLASNGNRS, from the coding sequence ATGAGTAAAGAAAAGACGAGTTTCGTTTATGTGACCTACATTCGTTCGACGCCGGAAAAGGTGTTCGAAGCAATCATGAAACCGGAGATCGCACGACGTTATTGGGGTCATGAGAATGTCTCCGATTGGAAACCGGGATCGCATTGGGAGCACGTGAAAGACAACGCGGAACGTACGGTTCAGATCGTAGGAAAGGTGGTGGAAGTCATTCCACCTTCACGTTTGGTAATCACATGGGCAAGTCCTTCACAAGCATCCGATCCCGAAAGTTATAGCCGTGTTATATTCGACATAGACGTATATGAGGAAATGGTAAAGTTAACCGTAACCCACGACGAACTCGAAGCGGGAAGCGGAATGGCAAAGGGAATTCAACAGGGATGGCCGATCGTTCTTTCCAGTTTGAAGTCCTTGCTCGAAACGGGCGAGGGGATCGACGTTTTTGCTAAACCGAAGTTGGCTTCCAACGGGAATCGTTCATGA
- a CDS encoding GFA family protein, protein MSKIYTGGCACGAIRYTTKHAPIFQNHCQCRDCQLRSGTGHGSYLTFPSKDEMSITGEATHWEVKGDSGNVKIHSFCPVCGTPVYLRFVAMPDLIAIHATSLDDPNLFSPHALTYKVRGLAWDSIDPSLQAFEKMPTG, encoded by the coding sequence ATGAGCAAAATTTATACGGGCGGATGTGCGTGCGGTGCCATCCGTTATACGACCAAACACGCTCCTATTTTTCAGAATCATTGTCAGTGCCGTGATTGTCAGTTACGAAGCGGCACCGGACACGGTTCTTATCTGACCTTTCCTTCGAAGGACGAGATGTCGATCACCGGCGAGGCGACTCATTGGGAAGTCAAAGGCGATAGCGGCAACGTGAAGATTCATTCCTTTTGTCCCGTCTGCGGGACGCCCGTTTATCTTCGTTTTGTAGCGATGCCCGATTTGATTGCGATTCACGCGACTAGCTTGGACGACCCGAATCTTTTTTCTCCCCATGCGCTCACTTATAAAGTTCGCGGATTAGCATGGGATTCCATCGATCCTTCCTTGCAAGCCTTCGAAAAAATGCCAACGGGATAG
- a CDS encoding hybrid sensor histidine kinase/response regulator, producing the protein MIQRKVYIICIEDNPNDLGLMIRQISASGLDFSYKQIQTKEELVQEFKTSEPDIILSDFSLPSFDGMEALHLAQKYHPKVPFLFVSGWLGEEAAIEALKQGATDYISKNKITKLMFSVDRALKEYDERNLLEEAERENEALKSQLLQAQKLEAISLLATGVAHEINNPLTIMINFAQLILAQSKDDSILKYASNILDEGERIGKITKDLLKLSRHEKLVLSLVNFGEIIQKTVSLCEQLFKKDLIQIESDMPDSLPAIRCVPQQIQQVVLNLLNNARDALNQKYPKFDSNKIIQLSAKQFDKEGRIWIQMIVEDRGIGIPPEEAKKIFSPFFTTKKVEKGTGLGLSVSTGIIKDHGGELYYESKENEYTRFFIDLPVNPENKKESDASIEKNFA; encoded by the coding sequence ATGATTCAGAGAAAAGTTTACATCATCTGTATTGAGGACAACCCGAACGATTTGGGTCTGATGATCCGTCAAATCAGTGCGAGCGGTTTGGACTTTTCGTATAAACAAATTCAAACCAAAGAAGAATTGGTCCAGGAATTCAAAACAAGCGAGCCAGATATCATCCTTTCCGATTTTTCACTTCCTTCCTTCGACGGAATGGAAGCGCTTCACCTCGCGCAAAAATATCATCCGAAGGTTCCGTTTCTTTTTGTTTCGGGTTGGCTCGGAGAAGAAGCGGCCATTGAAGCTCTCAAACAAGGCGCCACCGATTATATTTCCAAAAATAAAATCACCAAGTTGATGTTCTCCGTGGACAGAGCCTTGAAGGAATACGACGAACGAAACCTTCTCGAAGAAGCGGAACGCGAAAACGAAGCTCTGAAATCCCAATTGCTCCAAGCGCAAAAACTCGAAGCCATCAGTCTTCTTGCCACGGGTGTGGCCCATGAAATCAATAACCCGCTTACGATCATGATCAACTTTGCGCAGTTGATTCTCGCACAAAGTAAAGACGACTCCATTCTCAAATACGCGAGCAACATTTTGGACGAAGGGGAAAGAATCGGCAAAATTACGAAGGATCTTTTAAAACTCTCAAGACACGAGAAGCTTGTTTTGTCCCTCGTCAACTTCGGCGAGATCATTCAAAAAACGGTTTCTCTCTGTGAACAACTCTTCAAGAAGGATTTGATTCAAATCGAATCGGATATGCCCGATTCTCTTCCCGCAATCCGATGTGTTCCTCAACAGATTCAACAAGTCGTTTTAAATCTTTTGAACAACGCAAGAGACGCACTCAATCAAAAATATCCCAAGTTCGATTCGAACAAGATCATTCAACTTTCGGCAAAACAATTCGACAAGGAAGGAAGGATCTGGATTCAGATGATCGTCGAGGACCGAGGAATCGGAATTCCTCCCGAAGAGGCTAAAAAGATTTTCAGCCCGTTTTTTACCACGAAGAAGGTGGAAAAAGGAACGGGACTCGGCCTTTCCGTCAGCACCGGAATCATCAAAGATCACGGCGGAGAATTATATTACGAAAGTAAAGAAAACGAATATACTCGTTTCTTTATAGACCTTCCGGTCAATCCGGAAAACAAAAAAGAATCGGACGCTTCGATCGAAAAGAATTTCGCCTGA
- a CDS encoding response regulator translates to MDKFEDNLISILYAEDNPQDSELTLRSLKKHNLSNQVKLVRDGEEALEYLYATGRYADRDPSHVPSLILLDLKMPKVDGIEVLRKVRSEERTKMLPVVILTSSAEEKDIVESYRLGVNSYVVKPLEFGKFSDVASEIGFYWILMNKSIL, encoded by the coding sequence ATGGATAAATTTGAAGACAATCTGATTTCGATCCTTTACGCGGAGGACAATCCTCAGGATTCGGAACTCACACTACGAAGTCTTAAAAAACACAACCTCAGCAATCAGGTCAAACTCGTTCGAGACGGAGAAGAAGCATTAGAATATCTTTATGCAACCGGACGTTATGCGGATCGGGACCCTTCTCACGTTCCTTCTCTGATTCTTTTGGATCTAAAGATGCCGAAGGTCGACGGGATCGAAGTCCTTCGAAAAGTAAGAAGCGAAGAAAGAACGAAGATGCTCCCCGTGGTCATTCTCACCTCCTCCGCCGAGGAAAAAGACATAGTGGAGAGTTACAGACTGGGAGTGAACAGCTATGTGGTCAAACCTCTCGAGTTCGGAAAGTTCAGCGACGTTGCGAGCGAAATCGGATTTTATTGGATTCTAATGAACAAAAGCATACTATGA
- a CDS encoding sensor histidine kinase, translating to MFEVVLKSAIEKNIVFGLSVIVALNAIIAGASFYGLRQSAELKEWETHTQEVVISLEETLSAFSEMHSIIRGYILFTDPYFLKNFYETKNEIYERLNKVDNLTKDNAEQQQKISTVRPLIDEKILYLENQVVKRQRTSIQSYVMPFRSPQGIPLTEKIKTILRDMKKEEAALLSIRKKKSEQNLTIATAFVFSGIVLNLSFIILQNWLIYRESKRRRAAEDAVEESNKNLKTHSEQLERSNKDLEAFSYSVSHDLRAPIRGISGFSKILMEDHGNDLGEEGRRILNIVIQNSENMGQLIDDLLEYSRLGRREIAFSVVNMKSMAEKILEEVTNYYPESKMETIVGDLPHTKADSGLLKQLLFNLVSNAFKYSNKKDSPKVEIGSYQNDGETVFFVKDNGAGFDMKYQHKLFNIFQRLHHADQFEGTGVGLAIVKRVIEKHDGRVWGEGKPNEGACFYFTLGVHENHG from the coding sequence ATTTTTGAGGTTGTTTTGAAAAGTGCGATTGAAAAGAACATCGTCTTCGGACTGAGCGTTATTGTCGCTTTAAACGCGATTATCGCGGGAGCCTCGTTTTACGGACTCCGACAATCTGCGGAACTGAAAGAATGGGAAACTCATACCCAGGAAGTTGTCATCAGCCTCGAAGAAACCTTATCCGCGTTCAGCGAAATGCATTCCATCATCCGGGGTTATATCCTTTTTACGGATCCTTATTTTCTAAAGAATTTTTACGAAACAAAAAACGAAATCTACGAACGGCTGAACAAAGTCGACAACCTGACCAAGGACAACGCGGAACAACAGCAAAAGATCAGCACAGTTCGTCCTTTGATCGACGAAAAGATTCTTTATCTGGAAAACCAAGTCGTAAAAAGACAAAGAACCTCGATTCAAAGTTATGTGATGCCCTTTCGTTCTCCTCAGGGAATTCCTCTCACCGAAAAAATAAAAACCATACTGAGAGATATGAAAAAAGAAGAAGCCGCGCTTCTTTCGATCCGCAAAAAAAAATCGGAACAGAATCTGACGATCGCGACCGCGTTCGTTTTTTCCGGAATCGTTTTGAATCTTTCGTTTATCATTCTTCAGAACTGGCTTATCTACAGAGAAAGCAAACGTAGAAGAGCGGCTGAAGACGCCGTGGAAGAATCGAACAAAAATCTAAAAACCCATTCCGAACAACTGGAAAGATCGAATAAGGATCTTGAAGCGTTTTCGTATTCCGTTTCGCACGACCTTCGCGCGCCGATCCGAGGTATATCAGGATTTTCTAAAATTCTAATGGAGGATCACGGAAACGATCTCGGAGAGGAAGGAAGAAGAATTCTCAACATAGTCATTCAGAATTCGGAAAACATGGGCCAACTCATAGACGACCTTCTCGAATATTCCCGTTTGGGAAGAAGGGAAATCGCGTTCTCAGTCGTGAATATGAAGTCCATGGCCGAAAAAATTCTCGAAGAAGTTACGAACTATTATCCGGAGTCGAAGATGGAAACGATCGTGGGTGATCTTCCGCACACGAAGGCCGATTCCGGTCTTCTCAAACAACTTCTATTCAATCTCGTTTCGAACGCGTTTAAATATTCCAATAAAAAAGATTCCCCGAAGGTAGAGATCGGTTCGTATCAAAACGACGGAGAAACCGTATTCTTCGTAAAGGACAACGGAGCCGGTTTCGATATGAAATACCAACACAAACTTTTCAACATCTTTCAAAGATTGCATCACGCCGATCAATTCGAAGGAACCGGAGTCGGCCTTGCGATCGTAAAAAGAGTCATTGAAAAACACGATGGTAGAGTTTGGGGAGAAGGTAAACCGAACGAGGGCGCTTGTTTTTATTTTACTCTGGGAGTTCACGAGAATCATGGATAA
- a CDS encoding class I SAM-dependent methyltransferase has product MERIPCNTCGSFEFEPLFSKSNHKNELFHIVRCKRCALVQVSPQPSSEEVASYYSEEYFLKRSDRGYDNYFSDGIRNEISRVFGLNLKDLDFNVWEESLSSEKRCLDVGCAAGYFVDYMQRRGWDSYGMDIAEAPVKFAKEKLNLKVEQLDFLEWKPKREEKFDLITLWASIEHLHKPKETLEKIYTHLKPGGRIILSTCRWGILAKLQGPSWRYLNVPEHLYYYSLSGIVKLCASLGLKKKKHITYGSGLTAKKNASALYRTLKYVADPAVKLLDQGDMMALSFEK; this is encoded by the coding sequence ATGGAAAGAATCCCCTGCAACACCTGCGGTTCGTTCGAGTTCGAACCTCTTTTTTCCAAATCCAATCATAAGAACGAACTCTTTCATATCGTTCGATGCAAACGTTGTGCGCTCGTGCAAGTAAGTCCTCAGCCCTCTTCCGAAGAAGTGGCTTCTTATTATTCGGAAGAATATTTTTTAAAACGAAGCGACCGGGGTTACGATAACTATTTTTCGGACGGAATCAGAAACGAAATCTCCAGAGTGTTCGGACTCAACTTAAAGGATTTGGATTTCAACGTTTGGGAAGAATCCTTGTCCTCCGAAAAACGATGTCTCGACGTGGGTTGTGCGGCCGGTTATTTCGTGGATTATATGCAACGCAGAGGTTGGGATTCGTACGGAATGGACATCGCGGAAGCGCCCGTGAAGTTCGCGAAGGAAAAACTGAATCTCAAAGTGGAACAACTGGATTTTCTCGAATGGAAACCGAAACGGGAAGAGAAGTTCGATCTGATCACCCTCTGGGCTTCCATAGAACATCTTCATAAACCCAAAGAAACATTAGAAAAGATTTATACACATCTGAAACCCGGAGGAAGAATCATTCTTTCGACCTGCCGCTGGGGAATTTTAGCAAAATTGCAAGGACCGTCCTGGAGATATCTGAACGTTCCCGAACATTTATACTACTATTCCTTATCGGGAATCGTAAAACTCTGCGCGTCTCTCGGACTCAAAAAGAAAAAACACATCACATACGGAAGCGGACTTACCGCAAAAAAGAACGCCTCCGCGCTTTACAGAACTCTAAAATACGTAGCGGACCCCGCGGTCAAACTTTTGGACCAAGGCGATATGATGGCCCTTTCCTTCGAAAAATAA